A section of the Leptotrichia sp. HSP-342 genome encodes:
- a CDS encoding TlyA family RNA methyltransferase: MKKRLDVILVEKEYFETREKAKREIMAGNVIVNDQVVTKAGTIFKDNGELNIRIKDKLKYVSRGGLKLEKAIKTWNLDFSDKLVLDIGASTGGFSDCALQNGAKRVYSVDVGKNQLDWKLRNDDRIVSLEEMHIKDLKEEDIQNQKVDFIVIDVSFISLTKVIPYFEKFLAKDGKAVMLVKPQFEVGREKIGRNGVVENEEYHDEAIKKIIHFSKEYGYELIGVEDSPIKGAKGNKEFLMLLKFP; encoded by the coding sequence ATGAAAAAAAGATTGGATGTAATCCTTGTGGAGAAAGAATATTTTGAAACACGAGAAAAGGCAAAACGGGAGATAATGGCAGGAAATGTTATTGTAAATGACCAAGTTGTAACAAAGGCTGGAACAATATTTAAAGACAACGGTGAACTGAACATCCGTATAAAAGATAAATTGAAATATGTAAGTCGTGGTGGACTAAAATTGGAAAAAGCCATAAAAACTTGGAATTTGGATTTTAGTGATAAATTGGTGCTTGATATTGGAGCGTCTACAGGTGGATTTTCAGATTGTGCATTGCAAAATGGAGCAAAGCGTGTATATAGTGTTGATGTTGGTAAAAACCAGCTTGATTGGAAACTAAGAAATGACGATAGGATAGTCTCGCTTGAAGAAATGCATATAAAAGACTTGAAGGAAGAAGATATTCAAAATCAAAAGGTTGATTTTATTGTAATAGATGTATCTTTTATTTCCCTAACGAAAGTGATTCCCTATTTCGAGAAGTTTCTTGCTAAAGATGGAAAGGCTGTAATGCTAGTTAAGCCACAATTTGAAGTAGGAAGGGAGAAAATTGGAAGAAATGGTGTTGTGGAAAATGAGGAATATCACGATGAAGCCATAAAAAAAATAATTCACTTTTCAAAAGAATATGGATACGAGCTAATTGGCGTTGAAGATTCTCCAATAAAAGGGGCAAAGGGTAATAAGGAGTTTTTAATGTTGCTAAAATTTCCATAA
- a CDS encoding D-glycero-alpha-D-manno-heptose-1,7-bisphosphate 7-phosphatase → MKNKFILLDRDGVINVEKSYLYKIEDFEYEKNVIKGLQELRDLGYKFAIITNQAGIARGYYTEDDYLKLQDFIEKDLLKNGIKIEKSYFCPHHPNVEGKYGIECSCRKPNTGNFELAINEFDIDVKNSFMIGDKITDLIPAEKLGITSILIKTGYGLKSLEELKETGLKPMVVNDILDFSEKLKNNKK, encoded by the coding sequence ATGAAAAATAAATTTATCCTGCTGGACAGAGATGGTGTAATAAATGTAGAAAAATCATATTTATATAAAATCGAAGATTTTGAATACGAAAAAAATGTAATTAAAGGACTTCAGGAATTACGTGATTTAGGCTATAAATTTGCGATTATAACAAATCAAGCGGGAATTGCAAGAGGATATTATACAGAAGATGATTATTTAAAATTACAGGATTTTATTGAAAAAGATTTGTTAAAAAATGGTATAAAAATTGAAAAATCGTACTTTTGTCCGCACCACCCAAATGTTGAGGGTAAATATGGAATTGAGTGCAGTTGTCGAAAACCAAATACGGGAAATTTTGAACTTGCAATAAACGAATTTGATATTGATGTTAAAAATTCTTTTATGATAGGCGATAAGATAACTGATTTGATTCCTGCAGAAAAACTGGGTATTACATCTATTCTAATAAAAACAGGGTACGGCTTGAAAAGTTTAGAAGAACTTAAAGAAACAGGATTAAAGCCTATGGTTGTAAATGATATTCTAGATTTTTCAGAAAAATTGAAAAATAATAAAAAATAA